The following proteins come from a genomic window of Chaetodon auriga isolate fChaAug3 chromosome 16, fChaAug3.hap1, whole genome shotgun sequence:
- the LOC143334340 gene encoding LOW QUALITY PROTEIN: methionine-R-sulfoxide reductase B1-A-like (The sequence of the model RefSeq protein was modified relative to this genomic sequence to represent the inferred CDS: substituted 3 bases at 3 genomic stop codons), with protein sequence MSYCSFSGGEEYKNHFQPGVYVCSECGHELFASSSKFKHSSPWPAFSETIHEDSVSKRLLWEVWXWTGPXVLVXWTERRPFTLLNIQQLADVRP encoded by the exons ATGTCATATTGCTCTTTCTCTGGTGGAGAAGAATATAAGAATCACTTCCAGCCTG gtgtatatgtgtgttctGAATGTGGACACGAGTTATTTGCCAGCTCGTCAAAGTTCAAGCACTCTTCTCCTTGGCCAGCCTTCTCCGAGACGATCCACGAGGACAGCGTGTCCAAAC GTCTGTTGTGGGAAGTGTGGTAATGGACTGGGCCATGAGTTCTTGTATGATGGACCGAGAGAAGGCCTTTCACGCTTCTGAATATTCAGCAGCTCGCTGACGTTCGTCCCTAA